Proteins encoded together in one Prunus dulcis chromosome 3, ALMONDv2, whole genome shotgun sequence window:
- the LOC117621713 gene encoding uncharacterized protein LOC117621713, whose amino-acid sequence MAEKEGGMVKKGHDEGLKLAVSILQKFELPQGVLPLAGVIEVGFVESTGYMWIVQEKKVEHEFKLISKLVSYDNEITGYIEKKRIKKLKGVKAKELVLWPPVSEITVDEPPTGKIHFKSLAGITKTFPVEAFA is encoded by the coding sequence ATGGCCGAGAAAGAAGGGGGCATGGTTAAGAAAGGCCACGATGAAGGCTTGAAACTGGCAGTCTCCATTCTCCAAAAATTCGAACTCCCTCAAGGAGTTCTTCCCTTGGCCGGTGTGATCGAAGTCGGGTTCGTCGAAAGCACGGGGTACATGTGGATCGTGCAAGAGAAGAAGGTGGAGCACGAGTTCAAACTGATCAGCAAGCTTGTGAGTTATGACAATGAAATCACCGGCTACattgagaagaagaggatCAAGAAGCTCAAGGGTGTGAAGGCCAAGGAGCTGGTGCTGTGGCCTCCAGTCAGTGAGATCACAGTGGATGAGCCACCAACTGGGAAGATTCACTTCAAGAGCCTTGCTGGGATCACAAAGACCTTCCCTGTTGAGGCATTTGCTTAA